From Coffea arabica cultivar ET-39 chromosome 9c, Coffea Arabica ET-39 HiFi, whole genome shotgun sequence, one genomic window encodes:
- the LOC113708516 gene encoding OBERON-like protein, translating into MGTSSGSHFNHQPSPRMLPPRQQPRSGGLQTSLSLVSPDACGSPNFQERGSNSDQIRESPSESASSRETWPTADALMGKKVDKDKERENGFAEHSVVRHISSSETMTLRDLARERVDVIAERMQHLPDEFLEKFKNELRVLLEGLGGSQQREEFLFLQKLVQSRGDLTDKTLIVAHRIQLEILVAIKTGIQAFLHPSVSLSQASLIDIFLYKRCRNIACGNALPAEDCTCELCSKRNGFCNLCMCVICNKFDFEVNTCRWIGCDLCSHWTHTDCAIRNGQIGMGPSVKNGASSAEMLFRCRACSRTSELLGWVKDVFQHCAPSWERDALLRELDFVRRIFRGSEDNRGRKLLWKCEELIEKLSSGVAEPMACKAILMFFQELEGDLAKGQESEEGGRLIAPQEAFNKIADVVQEAIRKMEMVAEEKMRMVKKARLAVDACDQELKDKTREVAALQMERQRKKQQIDELESIVRLKQAEADMFELKANEARREAERLQRIALAKTEKSEEDYASRYLKQRLNEAEAEKQFLFEKIKLQESSRASQSSSGMYSKIQDLLKNM; encoded by the exons ATGGGGACATCTTCGGGATCTCACTTCAATCACCAACCCTCACCGAGAATGCTGCCTCCTCGTCAACAGCCAAGGTCAGGTGGACTTCAGACTTCCTTATCACTTGTATCACCAGATGCTTGTGGATCTCCTAATTTTCAGGAGAGGGGATCAAATTCTGATCAAATTCGTGAGTCCCCATCAGAAAGTGCTAGTTCACGAGAAACGTGGCCAACTGCTGATGCTTTGATGGGGAAAAAAGTGGACAAGGATAAGGAAAGGGAGAATGGCTTTGCTGAACATTCTGTTGTTCGACATATCTCAAGTTCCGAAACCATGACTCTTCGTGATTTGGCCAGAGAAAGAGTGGATGTAATAGCAGAGAGGATGCAACATCTTCCGGAtgagtttcttgaaaaattcaAGAACGAGCTTCGTGTACTTCTTGAAGGGCTAGGTGGTTCTCAGCAAAGAGAGGAATTTCTGTTTCTTCAGAAGCTGGTTCAGAGTAGAGGTGATTTGACTGATAAAACACTGATTGTGGCACATAGAATCCAGTTAGAAATCTTAGTTGCTATCAAGACTGGAATTCAGGCATTTCTCCATCCAAGTGTCAGTTTGTCTCAGGCTTCTCTTATTGACATTTTCTTGTATAAGAGGTGCCGAAATATAGCATGTGGAAATGCTCTTCCTGCAGAGGACTGTACATGCGAGCTGTGCTCCAAAAGAAATGGGTTCTGCAACCTCTGCATGTGTGTGATATGCAACAAGTTTGACTTTGAGGTGAACACTTGTCGATGGATTGGCTGTGACCTGTGCTCTCATTGGACTCATACAGATTGTGCTATTCGCAATGGACAGATAGGTATGGGCCCTAGTGTAAAAAATGGTGCAAGCTCAGCAGAGATGCTTTTCCGCTGCCGAGCTTGCAGTAGGACATCTGAATTGTTAGGGTGGGTTAAAGACGTGTTCCAGCATTGTGCACCAAGCTGGGAAAGGGATGCTTTGTTAAGGGAGCTTGACTTTGTGCGGAGAATATTTCGCGGTAGTGAGGATAACAGGGGCCGAAAATTGTTGTGGAAGTGTGAGGAACTCATTGAAAAACTGAGCTCAGGGGTGGCAGAACCTATGGCTTGCAAAGCAATCCTGATGTTCTTTCAAG AGCTTGAGGGAGACCTTGCAAAGGGCCAAGAAAGTGAAGAAGGTGGTCGCCTTATAGCTCCGCAGGAGGCATTCAATAAGATTGCTGATGTGGTGCAGGAGGCAATCAGAAAAATGGAAATGGTTGCGGAGGAAAAGATGAGGATGGTTAAGAAAGCTCGGTTAGCTGTTGACGCCTGTGATCAGGAGCTCAAGGACAAAACAAGGGAAGTAGCAGCACTGCAGATGGAGAGGCAAAGGAAAAAGCAACAAATCGATGAGCTTGAAAGCATCGTGCGGCTTAAACAGGCTGAGGCTGATATGTTTGAGCTCAAGGCAAATGAAGCCAGAAGGGAAGCAGAGCGGTTACAAAGGATTGCACTAGCCAAGACTGAGAAGTCAGAAGAGGATTATGCTAGCAGGTATCTTAAACAACGATTGAATGAAGCTGAAGCAGAGAAGCAGTTTCTGTTCGAGAAGATTAAGCTTCAAGAGAGCTCAAGGGCATCACAAAGCAGTTCTGGGATGTATTCCAAAATACAAGACCTGCTCAAGAACATGTGA
- the LOC113708893 gene encoding CASP-like protein 2B1 yields MSYLGVGVSPGNVPVYHGSNLKVVDRRVRIAELVLRCLICGLAVLAAVLIGTDTQVKEIFTIKKEAKFTEMKALVFLVITTGIAAAYSFVQVLRCITSMIRGNVLFNKPLAWAIFSGDQLMAYLSLAAVAAAAQSAVFAKLGQTELQWMKICNMYGKYCNQVGEGIASALMVSLSMVVISGISAFSLFRLYGENKGKNSSRW; encoded by the exons ATGAGTTACTTGGGTGTAGGAGTGAGTCCTGGGAATGTTCCTGTTTACCATGGGAGCAATTTGAAGGTGGTTGATAGGAGGGTGAGGATTGCTGAATTGGTTTTGAGGTGTTTAATTTGTGGCCTGGCTGTTCTTGCTGCTGTTCTAATTGGGACTGACACTCAAGTCAAAGAAATATTCaccatcaagaaggaagctaagTTCACGGAGATGAAAGCTCTTGT CTTTCTGGTAATAACCACTGGGATTGCTGCTGCCTACTCATTTGTCCAAGTTCTAAGGTGTATTACAAGTATGATCAGGGGCAATGTGCTCTTCAACAAGCCCTTGGCTTGGGCTATTTTCTCTGGAGATCAA CTGATGGCTTACCTGAGTCTGGCGGCGGTGGCGGCGGCAGCACAATCTGCTGTGTTTGCCAAGCTGGGGCAGACTGAGTTACAATGGATGAAGATATGTAATATGTACGGGAAGTACTGCAACCAAGTAGGGGAGGGGATAGCCAGTGCACTGATGGTTAGTCTTAGTATGGTGGTTATATCTGGCATCTCAGCTTTTAGTCTCTTCCGTTTGTACGGAGAGAACAAGGGAAAGAACAGTTCAAGATGGTAG